One region of Niallia sp. Man26 genomic DNA includes:
- a CDS encoding spore coat protein, whose translation MNEIAANYGFYQNDLRRPIGFGRRPFYRPWGFRPGFGAPFAAGLLGGLAAGALIGGPYYGGYPYYPYPPYPYPYSYPYYPY comes from the coding sequence ATGAATGAGATAGCTGCAAATTATGGATTTTACCAAAATGATTTAAGAAGACCAATTGGCTTTGGCAGACGCCCATTTTATCGTCCATGGGGTTTTCGGCCTGGCTTTGGTGCACCTTTCGCTGCGGGACTGCTAGGGGGTCTAGCTGCTGGTGCTCTTATTGGCGGCCCGTATTATGGAGGATATCCGTATTATCCATATCCGCCATACCCATACCCTTACTCATACCCATACTATCCTTATTAA